In one Pseudomonas sp. SG20056 genomic region, the following are encoded:
- the gbcA gene encoding glycine-betaine demethylase subunit GbcA: MDVTSTLSLGDPLEPARKAAAEMLQTRERTFSLPQPFYSDERLFKIDMQEIFHKEWLIAGMTCEIPAKGNFLTLQLGDNPIMVIRGADGVVHAFHNVCRHRGSRLCTSEKGKVAKLVCPYHQWTYELDGRLLFAGTEMGADFDLKDYSLKPVNCKVAGGYIFISLAENPPAIDDFLSTLAHYMEPYDMENTKVAVQTTLMEKANWKLVLENNRECYHCNGSHPELLNTLLEWDDVTDPRATQAFKDQVAECTGRWDKDNIPYAHASFGLRNRIVRMPLLKGTVSMTMDGKPGCNKLMGRITDPDLGSMRILHLPHSWNHCMGDHMIVFTVWPISAQETMVTTKWLVHKDAVEGVDYDVARLRQVWDATNDQDRRLAEENQRGINSTAYQPGPYSKTYEFGVVNFIDWYSERVLHNLGAAPAPYLRQVGAE, from the coding sequence ATGGACGTCACTTCCACCCTGAGCCTGGGCGATCCGCTGGAGCCCGCACGCAAGGCCGCCGCAGAGATGCTGCAGACCCGCGAGCGCACCTTTTCCCTGCCACAGCCGTTCTATAGCGATGAGCGTCTGTTCAAGATCGATATGCAGGAGATCTTCCACAAGGAATGGCTGATCGCCGGCATGACCTGCGAAATCCCAGCCAAGGGCAACTTCCTCACCCTGCAGCTCGGCGACAACCCGATCATGGTGATTCGTGGCGCCGACGGTGTGGTGCATGCGTTCCATAACGTCTGCCGTCACCGCGGCTCGCGCCTGTGCACCAGTGAAAAGGGCAAGGTGGCCAAGCTGGTCTGCCCTTATCACCAGTGGACCTACGAGCTGGATGGTCGCCTGCTGTTCGCCGGCACTGAAATGGGCGCGGATTTCGATCTCAAGGACTACAGCCTCAAGCCGGTCAACTGCAAGGTGGCGGGCGGCTACATCTTTATCTCCCTGGCGGAAAACCCGCCGGCCATCGATGACTTCCTCAGCACCCTGGCTCACTACATGGAGCCTTACGACATGGAAAACACCAAGGTGGCGGTGCAGACCACCTTGATGGAAAAAGCCAACTGGAAGCTGGTGCTGGAGAACAACCGCGAGTGCTACCACTGCAACGGTTCGCACCCGGAGCTGCTCAACACCCTGCTGGAGTGGGATGACGTCACCGACCCGCGCGCCACTCAGGCGTTCAAGGATCAGGTGGCGGAGTGCACGGGCCGTTGGGACAAGGACAACATTCCTTATGCCCACGCCAGCTTTGGCCTGCGTAACCGTATCGTGCGCATGCCGCTGCTCAAGGGCACCGTGTCGATGACCATGGACGGCAAGCCGGGCTGCAACAAGCTTATGGGCCGCATTACCGACCCGGATCTGGGTTCGATGCGCATCCTGCACCTGCCGCACTCGTGGAATCACTGCATGGGCGATCACATGATCGTCTTCACCGTGTGGCCGATCAGCGCCCAGGAAACCATGGTCACCACCAAATGGCTGGTGCACAAGGATGCTGTGGAAGGTGTTGATTACGACGTGGCCCGCCTGCGTCAGGTGTGGGACGCCACCAACGATCAGGACCGTCGCCTGGCTGAAGAAAACCAGCGCGGTATCAATTCCACCGCTTACCAGCCCGGCCCGTACTCAAAGACCTACGAGTTCGGCGTGGTCAACTTTATCGACTGGTACAGCGAGCGCGTGCTGCACAACCTCGGCGCGGCGCCGGCGCCGTATCTGCGTCAGGTCGGCGCTGAGTAA
- a CDS encoding dipeptidase has translation MSPAELHADSIVIDGLIIAKWNRELFEDMRKGGLTAANCTVSVWEGFQATVNNIAASQKLIRENSDLVMPVRTTADIRTAKAQGKTGILFGFQNAHAFEDQIAYVEVFKQLGVGIVQMCYNTQNLVGTGCYERDGGLSGFGREIVAEMNRVGIMCDLSHVGSKTSEEVILESKKPVTYSHCLPSGLKEHPRNKSDAELKFIADHGGFVGVTMFAPFLAKGIDSTIDDYAEAIEYVMNIVGEDAIGIGTDFTQGHGQDFFEYLTHDKGYARRLTSFGKIINPLGIRTVGEFPNLTETLLKRGHSERVVRKIMGENWVRVLKDVWGE, from the coding sequence ATGAGCCCAGCCGAATTACACGCCGACAGCATCGTTATTGACGGGCTGATCATCGCCAAGTGGAACCGCGAGCTGTTCGAGGACATGCGCAAAGGCGGCCTGACCGCCGCCAACTGCACCGTATCGGTGTGGGAAGGCTTCCAGGCCACGGTGAACAACATCGCCGCCAGCCAGAAGCTGATCCGCGAAAACAGCGACCTGGTGATGCCGGTGCGCACCACCGCTGACATCCGCACCGCCAAGGCGCAGGGCAAGACCGGCATCCTTTTCGGCTTCCAGAACGCCCATGCGTTCGAAGACCAGATCGCTTACGTCGAGGTGTTCAAGCAGCTCGGCGTGGGCATTGTGCAGATGTGCTACAACACCCAGAACCTGGTCGGCACCGGCTGCTATGAGCGTGATGGCGGGCTGTCCGGTTTTGGTCGCGAGATCGTTGCCGAGATGAACCGCGTCGGCATCATGTGCGACCTCTCGCATGTGGGCTCGAAGACCAGCGAGGAAGTCATCCTCGAATCGAAAAAACCGGTCACCTATTCCCATTGCCTGCCGTCGGGGCTGAAAGAACACCCGCGCAACAAGTCCGATGCAGAACTGAAATTTATCGCCGACCACGGCGGCTTTGTCGGCGTGACCATGTTTGCGCCGTTCCTGGCCAAGGGCATCGACTCGACCATCGACGACTACGCCGAAGCCATCGAATACGTGATGAACATCGTCGGCGAAGACGCCATCGGTATCGGTACTGACTTCACCCAGGGCCACGGCCAGGACTTCTTCGAGTACCTGACCCACGACAAGGGTTACGCCCGCCGCCTGACCAGCTTCGGCAAGATCATCAACCCGCTGGGCATCCGCACTGTCGGCGAATTCCCCAACCTCACCGAGACCCTGCTCAAACGCGGCCATTCCGAGCGCGTGGTACGCAAGATCATGGGCGAGAACTGGGTACGGGTTCTGAAAGACGTCTGGGGCGAGTGA
- a CDS encoding DUF5943 domain-containing protein, with the protein MATHAPEMPIQVDDETGVWTTDALPMLYVPRHFFVNNHIGIEEVLGAEAYAEILYKAGYKSAWHWCEKEAECHGLSGVAVFEHYMKRLSQRGWGLFEIEAIDLAAGTCSVRLKHSAFVYVYGKCGRKVDYMFTGWFAGAMDQILQAQGSAIRTVAEQVYGGSEEGHDDGLFVVKPR; encoded by the coding sequence ATGGCCACCCACGCACCCGAAATGCCTATCCAGGTCGACGACGAAACCGGCGTCTGGACCACTGACGCGCTGCCGATGCTCTATGTACCGCGGCATTTCTTCGTCAACAACCACATCGGTATCGAAGAGGTACTGGGTGCTGAGGCCTATGCCGAGATTCTCTACAAGGCCGGCTACAAATCCGCCTGGCACTGGTGCGAGAAAGAGGCCGAGTGCCATGGTCTGTCCGGCGTGGCGGTGTTCGAGCATTACATGAAGCGCCTGTCGCAACGCGGCTGGGGGCTGTTCGAGATTGAAGCCATCGACCTGGCTGCCGGCACCTGCTCGGTACGCCTCAAACACTCGGCCTTTGTCTACGTCTACGGCAAGTGCGGGCGCAAGGTCGATTATATGTTCACCGGCTGGTTTGCCGGCGCCATGGATCAGATTCTTCAGGCCCAGGGCAGCGCTATTCGCACCGTGGCCGAGCAGGTCTATGGCGGTTCCGAAGAGGGCCACGACGATGGCCTGTTTGTGGTCAAGCCACGCTAA